The stretch of DNA AATGGTTAGTATAAATTTTAATGATAGTAAACTTACCAAGTAACCGGCAAGTTCACCATTCCACGTATGTATAGGAGGTGGTTCCCAACGTATCCAAGCTGAAGTAGCGTTAATAACCCCCGCCGAAACATTTTGTGGAGGTGCCGTTGGAACTAAAACAAACCCAACCTAAAGTAAGAGCAATTTGCTAATTTTTGTATTGATATTAAAGTGTTTCTCAAACTTACTGTCTTCTTCCGTAAGACCACTCTTCATGTTGGACGGTTTGCCTAACAGCAATTTGTAAAATGGCatcaaaaatatgttatatttaGCGTACGGCATCAACCCTGTTAATAAATGGCTCGACGAACCACTGTTATGAACTGTCGTCATTgtaaaattatcatactttgtTAATTCGATGAAACTTTCTAGAGAGTTATTTGTCTGGTGTACATTTTGGAAGTCTACAGCGTGTTGGCGGTTTAAAGAGGTGCCGTTGAACCATATTTTTACACCTTCTAAATATTCGTTGTAATCTGTTAATACCTGAAATCAAAAGCCGATAAGTTCAACTGCACATCAAGCGTGCATCTGAGCATCTGATGGAGCTCTAAGATTTGATTGAATTGTCAGAACGAAATAAACTTGATGCCTAATACATTTCAGATTATGCAAACTTACATCCCAAACAATTTTCAATGTGGTTGAAGATATTCCTTCTACACGTCTCAAAGCTAACACATCTTGTTGAAGATATCGACGTGCCTGAACAAGCTCATATTGTGTCATTGGTGGATGGTTTTGTGGTTTATCACCATATTCAGGAGACGGAGACGATGTTTCAGAATGCCCAGTAAAAGAGTTGGCTTCTCTTCTCAAGACCTacgaaattaaaacattttaaagtgTGTTTATATGTACCTAAAATACTTCAATCTTCGTGAGTCTTAAGACCAAATAAAGAGCTATTAAGACAACCTATTGTCGATAGACAAGTTGTATAACTTACTTGCAAAGTTGCCGTATGTAGAGCACTCCCTGCTGCACTAACAGCAACACAAGTCAGTCTACCAGCGTGTTGTGTAAGCACTCGATCCAAATAAAGAGACCCCGTTCCATGATCCGAATTTGGGAAGACAAGTTCCTGTTGAGAAAGGAATATATCACTTAGAAATTGTTCTAGAAATAATTTGCTTGGGTCCGACCTTTTTGGCTTTGGCTTCTGCATTTTCAGCCAAAAAAAAACCACCTCCAGCCAAATCTTGGCCAAAATGGGCCAAAGCTATGACCGAAGCCAAGGGCTTCTAGCAAACGCCGAcattcataataaattaattttattaaaaattattaatatctaTAACCTACTTGAGAGCCTTCCATAGTCCAGAATACAATAGGCTTTGGCATACCATCGGCTTCGCATTGAAATGAAACAGATTCTCCTTCCCATGCTGTTTGGTCAGAAGGGACTCTTGTGAAATGTGGCAAAgctaaaatacataaatagtaaaaatatttcataaaacTCGATGGTTGAACAAAGGATTTATATAATTTCTCAAAGCGATTCGTAAATATCTTTTTTGACTATTGATTTTTTTAGCAAATGATCCAAatgagattttgaaaaataatatgtaagtataacaAACAATtagtctattaaaaaaaattggtatacAAAATCCTATAAATAAGGAACGGCTGATATGTCACTAATTAACAATCTAACACATAATGtgtgaactaaatttaaattgtatgaatattggtattttcaactgtattttaaacaaacctttgagcgtttcggcaatgaaagtgtatgaatttgttactgattctctcaaattgttgtagttttagatATAAACCAaacctagtttaattttaatttagattgtaccgatggggctggcatataggacacctataaaagccccttaaaaatattagaataaaaaaaaaaaaaacaatctaacATGAGTACTAACAATGAACAGTCAATGATGCACTAGCCACGCTATATCCAGCCTGGCTTTCAGCTCTACACGTATAGGTCCCTCCGTCCGACTCAACAACCCTATCTATCCTCAGCGACCCTCGACGTATTATTGCGTACGGCGATAATGACCCCTTATCTCGTGACCATGTTACAGATACATCTGCCTCTGGTGATGCCTAAAACGAAATGCTTtctctttaatttaaaaacacagaagaaaatacataaagtaaaaaaaaagtatagtaaagtagataagtaggtactcatttCATTGTACCACTatacgtaagtaggtaattgGTACGAGATAGGTAGTTAATCAGTCTTATCGTTAAAACAGGCAACGGGTAGAGGAAATAATAGTAAAGTAAGCGGAAGAAGTGTACCATTCAAATAAAGTTGAAATAAAGTCaaataaaatacacaaaaaGATGAATAATATAGTAGTGTAATATGTACATATCCAAGTCGATTCGAAAGAATTAGAAAATATTGCAAAAGTGGCCActattttagatttaaaattcgaaatcttaagagggctctctccgtcactcgtttcatacaatcgtagttccaatttcatttgaatattaagcaaccaaggtccataaaattttgcagacatatctatgttctagaaactaatatctatgtctctggttttccagatttctgttaaaatattcggtttcaaagttacgcggtcttaaaaattttcatacaaatctttgagcccctgtaattttaaaactacatatttttagaaaaatctaaaacaccacatacacagatattagtttctagaatatgtctgcacatggactttggttgcttagtacaATTTacttacaatccgggtatctttaaaacaagagtgaataggcaccttctaggtaaacgcgtcccatcttaaaccacatcatcactttccatcaggtgtgattgtggtcaagcgcttgcctatagtgaataaaaaaaaaattgtattcaaatgaaattggtactacgattgtatgaaacgagtgacggagagagccctgttaaaatagtaggtattctTAATCAACCTTAAAATATAGTATACAGTACAATCGTAGAATTAAATATACGTTACGTTCGTGATGTACTAAAGATAGGCACAGCTAAAGTCGgtcacttaaaaattaaaattctataGCAAGTCGCGCCGTTAAGGTGttgaataattaataacaaaatgcttcatcatcattaatcTTTAAAACATGCAACTGAATTTTGGTTCGCTTTtaccataatataaataacttaCGATACCATTAAATAGAGTAATTAAAGTAactaatttttagtatttttcatcGAAGTAAAATTATGACTGATCTAATTTAACTGTAGAAATCAAACTAAACCTTCTCTGTAATTAATTACAGTACCTACCCGGtaggaaatattgcacatcttTACAAACTTTAGGAAGAGATTTCTGCTTcatagagcgtcgtctctgtcactcacaCCTACGTGACATTTCATCGTTCTcagtgacagagacaacactTTACGAAACCTTTATCTCTTTCTAACGTTCGATGTgaaatatttcctgccgggtactgtactTACTTGGCAATGAAACTCGATGTTCTGTCCTATTAGCGCCGTTATGTTATTGGGTTTCACTAGAAAATGCGGTCTTCGTAACACGAGTAACGTGGCAGGACGCGATTGTCTTTCCCCTGCCACGTTGGACGCCACACATCTATACACGCCGCTGTCTGACGGAATACTTTCTAGAATCTTCAAATTACCACCATCTATTATCGTTATCCTGCAAATAAACGATTGAAGTTCGGACACAGTACATTTTGATTTTCTTAAACATTATAGTTTCCTCGCGTGAGGTGACTTGCAGTATTTTTTGGTATATTACATGTTTAATTATAATCGTACTTTGGATAGAGTTGTACTAAATAACAATTAGGGCAGTTCCCAAACAAAATATAATGTCAACTCAATATGAATCAATGTTTTATTGTTCTGAgaaattaatatcaaatcatatttttatttacctattatattttttaaagcaaCTACCACAACCTCATTTAGAGAaacctaaaatattttttgatacgAGTACCTTCCATTAACTTCAACATCTAAAGTGTGTCCATCTTTTGTCCAATGTACTGAAGGGTCGGGAACTCCTCTCGGGGATGAACATTCTAGTAATGCTGGTTCACCGCTAGCTACTCTTATATCTCTAGGTTCACTTCTAAAATCATCCCGCAAAACTGCAAAGAAAGATCtctctaaggctgagatttgtagagcgcactttgacttagcttagacttatgacattgttaaagcgagacagcgttatgtcactggcataaatctgtctcgtttttactgaaacttaagtctgagcaaagacaaagtacgctctatagatctcagcctaagttttCCACAGTATATAACTAAATTGATGATTAAATCACATACATATAGCTCAGCAAATAGATACGTGATACGTCGCTTTATTTGCTTCATTCTTATAAAAATCATGTGGAACTTGGGAGCTTGGAAAAACCATCATTAAACTCAAAGATCCCATGAAGTAGAGCTGTAGCAAAACTTTCTTTTAATGACAAGTTAAACTGAGCTTTGTGCAATTTGACATACTGTTGAAATTGGCATGACAAAAACAAATTGCTGCACCTCGGCTCAACTGCAGGTGTGCATTGCATCTAAGGCTCAGATCTATAGAGcgactttgactttacttagacttaagcttcagttaaaacgagacggttttatgtcagcagtatagcgctgtctcgtttaaacaatgtcttaacagggctctctccgtcactcgtttcatacaatcgtagttccaatttcatttgaatattaagcaaccaaagtccatgaaattttgcagacatatactagaaactaatatctgtgtctgtggtgttttagatttttctaaaaatatgtagttttaaaattacaggggctcaaagatttgtatgaaacttttaagaccgcgtaactttgaaaccgaatattttaacagaaatctggaaaaccacagacatagatattagtttctagaatatgtctgcaaaatttcatggactttggtagcttaatattcaaatgaaattggaactacgattgtatgaaacgagtgacggagagagccctcttaagtctaagcaaagtcaaagtgcgctcttatAGATAGGACTACGACTGTCGACCACGGGACGCCTTTGTCGAGAACTACACGGCCCAAAGCGTAGGTTCAGACTACGAGCGTTGCGTTACCAGAATTCATCCAAAATAATTCGAGCTACGTGAGTTGAGATTTATAGGGCAGTTGAGAGTTTACTGGGGCAATTTATACGAGGATCAAGGTATTATGTACACGTGTATACGACCATTCATAGGATCGTTTAACAATCTGTGTGCTGATGCTGTGTAAAGTcaatgtttttagttttttttaactgaatAGGTATGCGCTTAACTGCAATTAcactctaataataattaattaattaaataattagtaagtgataatgcagcctaaggtgcAGCGCATCGGCCTAAAAGGCGAATATTCAGTCTTCTTTTCAAGGTTCCAATATTGTAACTGGCGAGTAAAACGAAAGtcagaagggcattccatatattatagcagattcATAAATCACAATTAgtatcaaatattaaataatttttttctaacaatttgtatttatttctcctaagtacttaggtacttgaaGTTCAGGTtaagaatattatattctacATTATGCTAATGACCACTCTTGCTTAAGTTCATTGTACAGAACAATATTAAAACTTCAAGTAAACGCTAGAGACTGAGCGCAGTATTTTCAAAGTGTTTAAAACGTCTCCTGGGTACATTTTGAGTAGCTTCAGCACATGTGCACTTTTTGCAGACTTGGGTAATTACTGAAAGTTCTccgtttattatattacttacttaattttatattttaattcaaaaatacttaCCAAATAGGAACAATTTCAAAGCGTATCTACCTAATTAACTTAATTAAGAACCgcttaattgttttaattttgtacttacttaaatacgAAATTTAacgaattaatatttcattaagTAGATTGTTCTACAAAATAAAAAGACCCttttattgaaaacttttaCTTGTTTTACTAAATTAGTTTGTACACTAGCATTCctacctaataggtacttacatttatTACCCAAGTTAGAAAATTACTAAAACTTCGTCTTCGTGTTCAATAAAACGATAGAATAGAATTAGACTTAGAATTTTGAAGCTATTAGTTATTCATACCTGAAATGGTGAGGGTGGCGTTCTTGCTAACCGCTTCCCCGACCGTGTTACGAGCAACGCACCAGTACACGCCCTCATCGCTCTCCTTCTTACTTCGCATAACCCTAAAACCAAAATGACGTCATAAAGGGAAGATAAGCTACACTCCTGGAGGTGAAATCCCGTAAAACATGATTAGTTGCCGTCATAAACGTTCATGCATCGCATAAGCGGCTATGCTGTATATCAACAAGACTGCACGAGGAAAATGTTCGGTTTCGGTTTCGGTTTTTCAGATACTTTTTGAGCTATGTCCTTAGTATGAAATTGTACAtctcgccaacgttgatagattatAATTGAGCGCCAAAACAtttcagcgttaaagtaaaatgtaaCTAACtgttgttttaaagctcaagttcgtccatatattatgtaaaaaaccAGCGCCCCAAGCGTAAAACTTATGGAATTAAAATAGGTGTTACTGAATATTTAACTTTGAAAGAACGATTTTTagggccattttactctgaacTTATTGTGTGTTTCGACGCGACGCGTCGTGTAGTGAGACGTAAAATCGCATACTATGCACACAAATATAAGAATTTCCCAAGAATTTTTCAAACTTTGATGCCATAAATGCGATAGCAAAATGGATCTTATTGGCTAAAAAAGCAAATCTTTTGGGTTAATTCACTGGACTAACATATACACCAGGcttcaatatttttgaaataagcAGCCAATGACGAATGAAATCGTGCTAAACAGCTTTATTTTAGAACGAGTGGATTGGTCATGGTTTACTGGAGCCTGTACAATTTTTCCGTTTTACTAAGGATCAGAACCCATGCtgccaataaaattaattgtgaCCCTCGTAATGATGGTTTGCGCATATCGCATCAATTATTGCAAGTCTCGAGAACATTGCGCTTAAAATTTTCGATTACTACAATATTTATGACCAAATTTTGAGTCTCCAAAGTTCATTCGCTTATTCATTTATAGACTCGTGATACTTGGCAGTCCAAGCAATCGTCTAgcgtacctactaattaattcTATCATATTTGTTGAACTGTATTATGGCAACCCAGAATTTCTGGTTGTCTGTAGTGTCTGTAGTTGTTTCATTGTTTGTGGTCTGTCCTGCGTGCAACCATGTTTTGTCGTGCATCTTCTAACGGAAAATAAAAGtgtctttaaatattaaaactgaAGTTGTCCTGGCTGAAGAAGGTCCATCCTCCAAGTTTACCTAAAGGAAATCCATGCTCAACTTACCTCAGAAATAACAGTCCATCTTCTAGCAAGACCCTGTGGGGATGGTCGATGGGCGCAAGTGGTAGGCCGTCCTTGTACCACTGGATGGTGGGTTTGGGCTTGCCTTCAGCCACGCAGCGCAATGTGGCAGGGTCGCTTCTCCCGACTATTGTGTCAGCTGGATGCTCTTTGATCCTTGGGGCCCGACTTTGGGCTTTTGGAAGAGAAGGGGGAAGAAAATGTAAGTACCCCTATCCAATAAAGGTCCAAAAGCTAacaattattaaataggtagatataattaggtagatataataatagtttGCTTGCATAAAGGTCCTTACTCCTTATTCCCTGTGGTGATAAATCAAATCGTAACGTACgactacaataattattatgtgcaATGTCATGCCTAGGTAGGCCAAATAGATGTttgataggtacttacatcgAAGTAGTTACCTAGTCTATAGTTATACTTGTTGGTGTAGTAGGTACACCTGTGTACCTGTGACACGCATGCGCGTTAACCAGAAGGGTATGGGTTCAATTCCTGATCAGTACcaaaactataatataaatttacCTGTCAAACTTTCTAATGGTAAGAAATTTAAGCGATATTTAATAggtattgaattaaaaatttctaaataggtaggtacttaggtaggagTTAGGACCAATATGAAATCAGACCTTAAAATAACTGAAAAAGTTTGTGTTCCTATCTATGAAAAGCTTTGGAAAAGTTACTTTTTGAAAGTGAGCCAATTAAATCTCCGATCCACTGGGAGttagtttaattaaaagaaCAAATTAAACCTTAATCTTTTTCTCCGAAATATGTTAAAGCAGAACGAGCTTCTTATCAGTTCCATTTATATCGTTCAAGACTTCCAAGAGCAACTTAATTGGCGAAAGGGCACACTTAAGCTTTTTTACTCACCTTTTATCACGTGAAAAGTAAACAAAAGATGCAAAAGCACCACCGACTTGAACTGGTTCCATGCACGTTTGTCTCCTACTATAATTGCACCCGCGACCATACTTGACACCACTTATTAGTGATTACTAACACCACCTAACACTTTGCATTTCACACATCACTTTTTGCAACACAAGCAGATTATTCACACGAGACAACTTCATTTCAatccattttaatatttatttttatgattataTAAGTTAAAAGTATTGTTTACGTAAATAATTTCGACAGTTTATGCTGACATCGCGATGTATTTGGGCAGAAAAGTGACACAGCCACCCCGTCTGACATCCAAGAGGTGACTGCCCCCCTCTCTCGATATCATTTCGCGCCGACTCAGTAGCTTTCGCGAAGTTGAGCTTTATGGGGATAAgcggataaataaataaacatgctGTAGACTTCTGTAGAATTGTAGATTTGCTGATTGAtctataaataattgtttatggTTGGCAATTTACGTGCGgtgttttattatatattttaaagcacaaataatatttcaaactacggatttattaataattgaaagGCTGTAAGTTTTATGGAAACTAATTTTGTGAACATCAAAAAGGATATAAATCTATTtagttacctaagtatttttttgctGAAAGAAATCTAGACATTAAAATATATGTTTGAGTTTTTAACATTATCTACATGAAATCTTTACAACGGGGAAAAATAGCTAGGTCTTGGAAATGTTTTGATCGAAAAAgttctaaaataatataagtaagtaggtacctaaataacaagataaagttgaaaactaaaacccgactgcgatcgttttaataaacgctgaaatattatagtaaaaattgtttgtctgtcgcttggtatattttaatgttgtagtacatttgaatttatgaactcagaattttctcttctttcatttgacatcccactcgatacaacagcgaaaaaattttttttcatgtatcATCTGTTAGATCaatatttttcgtataaaatgtagcctatgtcacccggatctgtacgacgaatcgattgacacctcattcatcaaaatcggcctagtagtttaggcgctacggtggaacacacagactctggatacaaacatacatacatagactgctaaaatcataactcttccttttggctttgccgcagtcgggtaaaaagtaataACGGACATAAGACGTGTAATACCTATTGGTAACCCTTGTGTAGATAGATACTAAAGCAAATTATGCTAAGCTTGTGCAACATGAAACAATTGTAACATGATAGTAACAAGATAGGTAGTCTACTAACTAGATATGCATTAAGCTACCTACATAGCTTACACATATCCAATCAATACACTCACACATAGAACCTTAATTAAATGACGACAGCAGAAAGCTTTATCAGGCATACGCCGTCCCATGACTCCCTGGACTTCGTGAGGTGCCAATTATGTTCCTTAGCCATGCGAGTCACGTTTGAGCTACCTAACATTGACTTTGTCCATCTTTGTTAGCCGCTGGATTAGCAATTTAGAATTATGAAATATTCTTCTTACTACGAATAGCAGacgaaaatgaaaaaaatacttactgtaGGTATTTCCAAATTGTAGTGTGGTTTGAAATAACAGTATTAGTTCTTTTTATGGTTCCATAATCTAatgggtgccaacgggatcctccCGATATTAcaaagtctccgctgtccgttcgtctgtccgtccgtccgtatgtctgtctgtcagcgggctgtatctcatgaaacgcAATAGTTacctagagagttgaaattttgtgtATTAAagtgtgtgtactgtgtatttCCATTTTCCATTGTAACAAATAGtgaaaaacctctataagaaaactaaaaaagagctgacaactttcaaacggctgaatcgattttcttcgattctagcgaagaacactctcgatcaagccacctttcgaacacaaaaaactaaattaaaattggtccattcatttagaagctacgatggaacagacagatacacacgtcaaacttataacacccctctttttgggtcgggtgtttacaaatgttatttcttgtacttgtaaggaacccttggtgtgcgaTTCCGACTCGTACCTGACCGGTTTTCCATGTAATTATTATCAACAtcaaaataacattattttaaacgagagcctaattataatattatacacgaTAATCATCCATTAAcaccaaaataaattaaatgatgtCAACTAGAGATAAAATGAACTAACACGAATATAATTTAAACCCatgtaatattatgtgctaTGAAAATTCATTGTGCATGTTTATTCACCATTTCAATAAAATCGCGCTCCTGTTTAttggaaataataattacgaTTAATTACGAAGAAGTTTCAGTAGATGAATAAAATTACAACACTAATACATGCACTAACTCGTGAAGATTTGCAGCAGAAAGTTATGAATTTATGATCACATTAACACCTTGATcatcccatcgccggcccactactgagcacgggtctcttctcagaatgagaaggacgGCGGAAGTAGTAGTTACCTTTATGTCTgacacgctggcccagtgcggactgcggattggcagatttcacatacttttgataacattatgaagaactcttaaGCAGGCCAGTTTCCTTACGTTTTCCttcacgttaaagcaagtgatgttaaGTTAGAAATATGTGCTCAGAATCGAACCTGCAACCCGCCGAATAGCatgccgacgtcttaaccatgaCTAGGATCCGTCACCAATTGAGAAATCCATACATTCGTAAATGGAAacgtgtaagtaggtacctacttatgaattCGCACCCACACAAAGAAACCATAATGAAATGAGGTCGGCAAAAAGCCTTATCGAGCAATGGCTACGTGGCACGTGCTCCTGATTTCCTGGACCCTGGGATGTGTCAATTGTGATTCTAAAGCACTCCAGTCACGTATTTCGTTACCTAACACTGCGGTGACTGATCTAAATTAGGTACTGGATAAGAATTTTCATTATATATTTTCCTTGTTATAGACACCTGATCCAGTTTCCTACGTATCCATTTATGGAAAACGAGctaatacccgtgacttcgtccgcgtggactacacaaacctTTCTTTTTTCGTGGGAAAAATATTTCCATCTCACTCATTCTCACGGGTAGctaattacaattttcgtaggaatctgtaattttttttgaaaataaaatataagccatgtcactcaggaatagaTAATAacgtagctttctactggtgaaagttTTCAAAGTTGGTTCAGTAGAtctagagattacttcctacaaacctttaactttttataatattattcggTATACATGTATTTTACTTAGTACCTACGTAACTGAAAAGTTTTACACTTTTCTAATTTCAAAGACAAACAAATAAACGTAAACCCTGCTTAATCTAAATGGTGAAATCTTGATTGTTGTCCATTTAATTTGTCTTATCGCAAGTCGTATCTAGCAAATGAAGCCAAAGTGAATTTGGTCCGATCCCGTAATTAACCCATCAGTTCGAGACAAAGGAGGCTTCCTTTATTAACTTCACACTGCTGAAATATTCATGAGCTTGTGCACACTTTGGAGTATATTTTGGGATGAGGTGcttttcaaaacaatattacGAAGTTCAATTTACTGTGTCATATTGGCGCCGGCTTTGCTTCCTATTTGCATAAGCTATCACAGTTCCACAATTTATTATTCATCAATGAAAAAAGGGGTATTTTTATCTTTAAACAtaccaataatataaaatctaaAAGCGTCTGAGTGATTAACTGActactgatatatcaacgcacagctcgaactaatggacggatcgggctgaaaagcATGCAGATATaggctattatgatgtagacaatagagatccactaagaaaggattttcgaaaattcaaccactAAGGGCATAAAATAAGGCTTTAGAATTTGTATAGTTCACGCGGACCAAGACGTGGGCATATAAGCTAGTATTAGATATAATTATCAGTACTAATATGAAAACCGAAATtaatttttcagaaaaatatgtTATTGTATGTACCTATGAGATGTTTATATATTAGTTTAAACATCtgagaatctatactaataaataaaattggagtgtctgtctgtaatttcgaaataactacctcatattaagctcatatggttatttaccaacgataccataactgaatcacacgtttttaaaatttttgtctgtctgtctgtctgtctgtctgtctgtctgtctgtctgtctgtctgtctgtctgtttgaaaaggctaatctttggaacggctgaaccgattttgacgggactttcacaggcaagtagaggattgaccagggcgtaaaataggctacttttttaaccgactttcaaaaagggagttgtgtttttctacctatgtacaccgaaatctctgagatttctgaaccgatttgcgtcatttcttttttaatcgatagaggaactttgcgacattgtttcataaaaaatttggagtccaactcctcaatcctgatgctgcaggggatctgaccaatccacgcgggcgaagctgcgggtatcagctagtattactaTAAACTTTATAGTACAGGTATAAATTCTAGCAGAACAACAAGAAGAGGGCAAAAATGCAAcgttattacaataataaacctGCAAAAGACTTTTCCCGGAAACTGAATGCAGGGCACGTGTGACCCGGGCAGGTGAGTCTTACGACGACTCAAATTACCAAAGCGTGCTTTTTGtgtgtaagtataatattcatAATAGAATATTGTTTCATAAATTTTTGTAACACAAGAAAATACCCAGGaatttatccgcgtggatttaggtacttattttaaatttcccctttaaacattttgatttttcggatcAAAAACTAGCCTATAATGTTTgtctctgggatgcaaactAGGTCTACCAAGTATTGggtaaacagatgggccgttgggacagatagacagacaagtttcacatttataatattagtatttagtacGGATAGAAGGTCGCATAATACTCTATACTTGTGAGGAATACAATAATTTTCTCCCCTACCCTGTAAAAAAGGAAAAAGTTAGCGAAGATAAGTATTCGATACTATGTCTTCATGAGATTAAATTTTCAGATTATTTATTAGGCAATAACCATAACGAAGAGGCAAATCTaaatatgttttctttttatagtAAACGGCAGAGGTTGTTTAAATTTCAACGTAGACACACAAACC from Maniola jurtina chromosome 10, ilManJurt1.1, whole genome shotgun sequence encodes:
- the LOC123868796 gene encoding netrin receptor DCC-like isoform X2 yields the protein MVAGAIIVGDKRAWNQFKSVVLLHLLFTFHVIKAQSRAPRIKEHPADTIVGRSDPATLRCVAEGKPKPTIQWYKDGLPLAPIDHPHRVLLEDGLLFLRVMRSKKESDEGVYWCVARNTVGEAVSKNATLTISVLRDDFRSEPRDIRVASGEPALLECSSPRGVPDPSVHWTKDGHTLDVEVNGRITIIDGGNLKILESIPSDSGVYRCVASNVAGERQSRPATLLVLRRPHFLVKPNNITALIGQNIEFHCQASPEADVSVTWSRDKGSLSPYAIIRRGSLRIDRVVESDGGTYTCRAESQAGYSVASASLTVHSLPHFTRVPSDQTAWEGESVSFQCEADGMPKPIVFWTMEGSQELVFPNSDHGTGSLYLDRVLTQHAGRLTCVAVSAAGSALHTATLQVLRREANSFTGHSETSSPSPEYGDKPQNHPPMTQYELVQARRYLQQDVLALRRVEGISSTTLKIVWDVLTDYNEYLEGVKIWFNGTSLNRQHAVDFQNVHQTNNSLESFIELTKYDNFTMTTVHNSGSSSHLLTGLMPYAKYNIFLMPFYKLLLGKPSNMKSGLTEEDIPTAPPQNVSAGVINATSAWIRWEPPPIHTWNGELAGYLIEVRVGGSSNGRVVGQMSLGARTRAAAASSLRAGGRYSARAAAVTRRGHGPFSTPTQIHMLPTQSQRHYVQTEPATDKAILSMFQETWLLVLTLFLLAIIVVGGVVIVYLRRRQTKQRKSHNTASTPITNTQCLLGKEAVWLRERPLFEGSNEPRIEILNCHQSLLHSGHTIGTMAMEAEYSLPQHTSAVNMMSHEDNRRHPPEPYASSAIYTELNYQDHTDAEDSCIKCAVSPESYDNSMARSFADSNQYSNEECSTCCRSSSSTLTKDYSEMTKCGNEGDDIQELSLDECPSCKTTQSRSSSHHDGNKEWTAIADVEYDYPQWQWLGRENSFRQMAQDSKHSSQGRRSEQNCRMNLCDILPPPPYERESPYREMHAFTTNSGTSGCSGHTYRS
- the LOC123868796 gene encoding netrin receptor DCC-like isoform X1 — its product is MVAGAIIVGDKRAWNQFKSVVLLHLLFTFHVIKAQSRAPRIKEHPADTIVGRSDPATLRCVAEGKPKPTIQWYKDGLPLAPIDHPHRVLLEDGLLFLRVMRSKKESDEGVYWCVARNTVGEAVSKNATLTISVLRDDFRSEPRDIRVASGEPALLECSSPRGVPDPSVHWTKDGHTLDVEVNGRITIIDGGNLKILESIPSDSGVYRCVASNVAGERQSRPATLLVLRRPHFLVKPNNITALIGQNIEFHCQASPEADVSVTWSRDKGSLSPYAIIRRGSLRIDRVVESDGGTYTCRAESQAGYSVASASLTVHSLPHFTRVPSDQTAWEGESVSFQCEADGMPKPIVFWTMEGSQELVFPNSDHGTGSLYLDRVLTQHAGRLTCVAVSAAGSALHTATLQVLRREANSFTGHSETSSPSPEYGDKPQNHPPMTQYELVQARRYLQQDVLALRRVEGISSTTLKIVWDVLTDYNEYLEGVKIWFNGTSLNRQHAVDFQNVHQTNNSLESFIELTKYDNFTMTTVHNSGSSSHLLTGLMPYAKYNIFLMPFYKLLLGKPSNMKSGLTEEDIPTAPPQNVSAGVINATSAWIRWEPPPIHTWNGELAGYLIEVRVGGSSNGRVVGQMSLGARTRAAAASSLRAGGRYSARAAAVTRRGHGPFSTPTQIHMLPTQSQRHYVQTEPATDKAILSMFQETWLLVLTLFLLAIIVVGGVVIVYLRRRQTKQRKSHNTASTPITNTQCLLGKEAVWLRERPLFEGSNEPRIEILNCHQSLLHSGHTIGTMAMEAEYSLPQHTSAVNMMSHEDNRRHPPEPYASSAIYTELNYQLQDHTDAEDSCIKCAVSPESYDNSMARSFADSNQYSNEECSTCCRSSSSTLTKDYSEMTKCGNEGDDIQELSLDECPSCKTTQSRSSSHHDGNKEWTAIADVEYDYPQWQWLGRENSFRQMAQDSKHSSQGRRSEQNCRMNLCDILPPPPYERESPYREMHAFTTNSGTSGCSGHTYRS